A window from Microcoleus sp. AS-A8 encodes these proteins:
- the secA gene encoding preprotein translocase subunit SecA, with protein MLKTVLGDPNARKLKKYQPYVVDVNVLEDEIQALSDDQLKGKTAEFQQKLAKARSDRERAEVLDELLPEAFAVVREAGRRVLGMRHFDVQLLGGIVLHKGQIAEMKTGEGKTLVSTLPAYLNALTGKGVHVVTVNDYLARRDAEWMGQVHRYLGLSVGLIQSGMGPAERQRNYACDITYATNSELGFDYLRDNMATVMADVVQRPFNYCVIDEVDSVLIDEARTPLIISGQVERPTEKYLKAAQIARALKKEEHYEVDEKARNVLLTDEGFAEAEKLLEVQDLYNPEDPWAHYIFNAIKAKELFLADVNYIVRNGEVVIVDEFTGRVLAGRRWSDGLHQAIEAKENVDIQNETQTLATITYQNFFLLYPKLGGMTGTAKTEESEFEKIYNLQVTIIPTNRPSGRDDLSDVVYKTEPAKWQAIAEECAQMHEEGRPVLVGTTSVEKSELLSGLLKQRAVPHELLNARPENVERESEIIAQAGRKGAVTIATNMAGRGTDIILGGNSDYMARLKLREYFMPKIVMPEQEDALTPVSVPGASERARPQGFAPGKKVKTWKVSPQIFPTELSKGTEQLLKDAVNFAVKRYGERSLPELEADEKIAVAAEKAPTDDPVIQQLREVYKAIRKEYEQLTSREHDEVVKLGGLHVIGTERHESRRIDNQLRGRAGRQGDPGSTKFFLSLEDNLLRIFGGDRVAGLMNAFRVEEDMPIESKMLTRSLEGAQKKVETFYYDTRKQVFEYDEVMNNQRRAIYAERRRVLEGLDLKEQVIQYAERTMDDIVEAYVNPDLPQEEWQLDQLVSKVKEFVYLLQDLEPQHLEDMTVAEIKTFMHEEVRKAYDIKESQVDQIQPGLMRQAERFFILQQIDTLWREHLQSMDALRESVGLRGYGQKDPLIEYKQEGYETFLEMMIDIRRNVVYSLFQFQPQGQPQAV; from the coding sequence ATGTTAAAAACCGTACTCGGCGACCCCAACGCCCGCAAACTAAAAAAATACCAGCCTTATGTTGTTGATGTTAACGTTCTGGAAGACGAGATCCAGGCGCTATCGGACGATCAACTCAAAGGCAAAACAGCAGAATTTCAACAGAAGCTAGCGAAAGCCAGGAGCGATCGCGAACGAGCCGAGGTGTTGGATGAGTTGTTACCAGAAGCCTTTGCTGTGGTAAGGGAAGCAGGGCGTCGAGTCTTAGGAATGCGCCATTTTGATGTGCAGCTCTTAGGAGGTATTGTCCTGCATAAAGGACAAATCGCTGAGATGAAAACGGGTGAAGGGAAAACCCTGGTTTCCACCTTACCGGCTTACCTGAATGCCCTGACTGGCAAGGGTGTCCACGTTGTTACGGTTAACGACTATCTAGCCCGTCGGGACGCGGAGTGGATGGGTCAGGTACACCGCTACTTAGGCTTGAGTGTCGGGCTAATTCAATCCGGCATGGGGCCAGCCGAGCGTCAGCGTAATTACGCCTGTGATATTACGTATGCCACAAACAGTGAGTTGGGCTTCGACTACCTGCGTGATAACATGGCAACGGTCATGGCAGATGTGGTACAACGCCCCTTCAACTACTGTGTCATCGACGAGGTAGACTCGGTACTGATTGATGAGGCACGGACGCCCCTGATTATTTCCGGGCAGGTGGAGCGACCGACGGAAAAGTACCTGAAGGCGGCACAAATTGCGCGAGCGCTCAAAAAAGAAGAACATTACGAAGTGGATGAGAAGGCGCGTAACGTTCTGTTAACGGATGAGGGGTTCGCAGAAGCGGAGAAACTCCTAGAAGTTCAGGATTTGTATAACCCAGAAGATCCCTGGGCGCACTATATCTTCAACGCGATTAAGGCCAAAGAATTGTTTCTCGCCGATGTGAACTACATTGTCCGCAACGGAGAAGTGGTGATTGTAGACGAGTTTACCGGGCGGGTGCTAGCCGGACGCCGTTGGAGTGATGGTTTACACCAAGCCATTGAGGCGAAAGAGAATGTAGATATTCAAAATGAAACCCAAACCCTCGCCACTATTACCTATCAAAACTTCTTCTTGCTGTATCCCAAGCTAGGGGGAATGACGGGTACGGCGAAGACGGAAGAATCCGAATTTGAAAAAATCTACAACCTGCAAGTTACGATTATTCCCACCAACAGACCTTCGGGACGTGACGACTTGTCAGATGTGGTTTACAAAACTGAGCCAGCCAAATGGCAGGCGATTGCTGAAGAATGTGCTCAGATGCATGAAGAGGGACGCCCAGTCTTGGTGGGAACCACCAGTGTCGAAAAATCCGAGCTGCTTTCAGGTTTGTTGAAACAACGGGCCGTCCCTCATGAATTGCTCAACGCCCGCCCTGAGAATGTGGAACGGGAGTCAGAGATTATCGCTCAGGCTGGTCGCAAAGGCGCTGTGACGATCGCCACGAACATGGCGGGACGAGGGACAGACATCATTTTGGGGGGTAACTCCGACTACATGGCGCGACTCAAGTTGCGGGAGTACTTCATGCCCAAGATTGTCATGCCCGAACAAGAGGATGCTTTGACTCCAGTGTCGGTACCGGGAGCGAGTGAGAGAGCGCGTCCTCAAGGCTTTGCCCCAGGCAAAAAGGTAAAAACTTGGAAAGTGAGTCCGCAGATTTTCCCCACGGAACTGTCAAAGGGAACAGAACAACTGCTCAAAGATGCTGTGAATTTTGCGGTGAAGAGGTACGGAGAGCGCAGCCTGCCAGAGCTAGAAGCCGACGAAAAGATAGCTGTGGCGGCAGAAAAGGCACCGACGGATGACCCGGTAATTCAACAGTTGCGGGAGGTTTATAAAGCGATTCGCAAAGAATATGAACAGCTTACGTCCCGTGAGCATGATGAGGTGGTCAAACTCGGCGGTTTGCATGTGATTGGTACAGAACGTCACGAATCACGGCGGATTGATAACCAGTTACGAGGACGTGCGGGACGGCAAGGCGACCCCGGTTCGACCAAGTTTTTCCTGAGTTTGGAAGACAATTTATTGCGGATTTTCGGGGGCGATCGCGTGGCGGGATTGATGAATGCCTTCCGTGTTGAGGAAGATATGCCCATCGAATCCAAGATGCTCACTCGTTCCCTAGAAGGGGCGCAGAAAAAAGTTGAAACCTTCTACTACGACACCCGGAAACAGGTGTTTGAGTACGATGAGGTGATGAATAACCAAAGACGAGCGATTTACGCTGAACGTCGCCGCGTGCTAGAAGGGCTAGACCTGAAAGAACAAGTGATTCAGTATGCTGAACGGACAATGGATGACATTGTCGAAGCCTACGTGAACCCCGACTTACCGCAAGAAGAGTGGCAACTTGATCAGTTGGTGTCGAAGGTGAAGGAATTTGTCTACTTACTACAAGACCTAGAGCCACAGCATCTAGAAGACATGACGGTCGCGGAAATCAAAACCTTCATGCACGAAGAAGTCCGTAAAGCTTATGACATCAAGGAATCCCAAGTGGATCAAATTCAGCCGGGATTAATGCGACAAGCAGAACGCTTCTTCATCTTGCAGCAAATCGACACCCTATGGCGGGAGCATTTACAGTCGATGGATGCTCTGCGAGAGTCCGTAGGTTTGCGCGGTTATGGGCAAAAAGACCCCTTGATTGAGTACAAGCAGGAAGGATATGAAACCTTCTTGGAGATGATGATTGACATCCGTCGCAATGTAGTGTACTCATTGTTCCAGTTCCAGCCCCAAGGTCAACCACAAGCTGTTTAA
- a CDS encoding DUF760 domain-containing protein, which yields MSNLPHQIPKFFDSDSTGGAGLWQYIQSLHPEAIAQLSEPSSEAAKVIENNIIGMLGTLPSEAFDVTITTSREHLGQLLVAAMIGGYFLHNAEQRLAFEQSIQSSQ from the coding sequence ATGAGCAATCTGCCACATCAAATACCAAAGTTCTTCGATAGCGACTCAACGGGTGGCGCTGGGCTTTGGCAATATATCCAATCGCTGCATCCTGAAGCGATCGCTCAACTCTCAGAGCCTTCCTCAGAAGCCGCCAAAGTAATAGAAAACAACATCATCGGAATGCTAGGAACTTTACCTTCAGAAGCCTTTGATGTGACGATTACGACGAGTCGCGAACACCTGGGTCAACTCTTAGTCGCCGCGATGATCGGTGGATACTTTTTGCACAATGCTGAACAGCGTTTAGCCTTTGAACAATCCATACAGAGCAGTCAATAA
- a CDS encoding stage II sporulation protein M has translation MNIKRWIARREPNWQRLDALLRQVEKKGLKSLKASEIRELASLYRSVSADLARARTNQVGNILVQNLQQLTSRSYSQIYQGSRRQEWQAVMEFVRRGFPAMVQETFGYTAVATAIFLLGALIAWWFSWQDPMFMSLIVPEALIEKVRDRHELWMGSILGKEPVESSNIMINNISVSFKAVAGGITAGTFTVFVLAFNGLLIGAIATLVGQNNLAYPFWAFVFPHGSLELPAIFLAGGAGLLIARGMLFPGQYTRVEALKFYGYKAAQLVFGIVPMLIIAGTIEGFYSPSLVVPNPLKYLAGVGLFTLLVIYCSRKKPADYTSS, from the coding sequence ATGAATATTAAGCGCTGGATTGCGCGGCGGGAACCAAACTGGCAGAGATTAGATGCTCTCTTGAGACAAGTGGAGAAAAAAGGACTGAAGTCCTTGAAAGCATCGGAAATTAGGGAACTGGCTAGCTTATATCGTTCGGTTTCAGCGGATTTGGCTAGGGCGCGCACTAATCAAGTGGGCAATATTTTAGTGCAAAACTTGCAGCAACTAACTTCCCGCAGCTATAGCCAGATTTATCAAGGTTCGCGCCGTCAGGAATGGCAGGCGGTGATGGAGTTTGTTCGCAGGGGCTTTCCTGCTATGGTACAAGAAACCTTCGGCTATACGGCTGTGGCGACAGCAATTTTTCTGTTGGGAGCGCTCATTGCCTGGTGGTTTTCATGGCAAGATCCGATGTTTATGTCTCTCATTGTTCCTGAAGCGTTGATTGAGAAGGTGCGCGATCGCCACGAATTATGGATGGGTTCTATTTTGGGCAAAGAACCTGTGGAATCCAGCAATATTATGATTAACAACATATCGGTGAGTTTTAAGGCTGTTGCTGGTGGTATTACGGCGGGAACTTTTACCGTCTTTGTCCTAGCTTTCAACGGACTGCTGATTGGTGCGATCGCCACATTAGTTGGACAAAATAACTTAGCTTATCCCTTCTGGGCGTTCGTGTTTCCTCACGGTTCCCTGGAATTACCCGCGATTTTTTTAGCAGGTGGCGCTGGTTTACTCATCGCCAGAGGAATGCTGTTTCCGGGTCAATACACCCGCGTCGAGGCGCTAAAATTTTATGGTTACAAAGCGGCTCAGTTAGTCTTTGGCATTGTGCCGATGCTGATTATTGCCGGTACGATTGAGGGCTTTTACTCACCCAGTTTAGTAGTGCCCAACCCTCTCAAATATCTGGCGGGAGTCGGATTATTTACGTTACTCGTCATCTATTGCAGCCGCAAAAAACCTGCTGATTACACCTCATCCTAA
- a CDS encoding RDD family protein has protein sequence MRFFNRVTLQTPESVELEFTLAGIGNRAYALLIDYLVWGLLLLGFFITWAIFSNQVLEVIGNLVGTNRQLELWLLAIQLLITFFIYVGYFVVFETLWQGQTPGKRFAKIRVIGDDGKPVRLQQATLRSLLRPVDDIFFLGVFFIVLGKREKRLGDLVAGTLVIQEEQPVASSSFPVSKEAETLATQLLIDADFSGMLPEDFAVIREYLQRRAAMIPEARAELSRQLAHQSKDVIALEKVPKGVTANQFLEAVYLAYQRQSSNL, from the coding sequence ATGCGATTTTTCAACCGAGTCACGCTCCAAACTCCAGAAAGCGTTGAACTAGAATTCACCCTAGCAGGAATCGGAAATCGAGCTTATGCCCTGTTAATCGATTATTTGGTTTGGGGCTTACTCTTATTGGGATTTTTCATTACTTGGGCAATATTTTCTAATCAAGTCTTAGAGGTTATCGGCAATTTAGTCGGAACGAACAGGCAACTAGAACTGTGGCTTTTGGCTATTCAATTATTAATTACTTTCTTTATTTATGTCGGTTACTTTGTTGTTTTTGAAACCCTATGGCAGGGACAAACACCCGGTAAACGCTTTGCCAAAATTCGTGTCATTGGCGATGATGGAAAACCAGTGAGGCTACAACAAGCTACACTGCGTTCATTGCTACGACCTGTTGATGATATCTTTTTTCTTGGTGTATTCTTCATCGTGTTAGGCAAGCGAGAAAAACGATTGGGAGATTTGGTTGCGGGAACTCTTGTGATTCAAGAAGAACAACCAGTTGCCTCTTCCAGCTTTCCCGTCTCTAAAGAGGCTGAAACCTTGGCAACCCAGCTCCTAATTGACGCTGATTTTTCCGGTATGTTACCCGAAGACTTTGCTGTGATTCGAGAATATTTACAGCGGCGAGCGGCGATGATTCCTGAGGCGAGAGCCGAATTGAGCCGACAACTCGCTCATCAAAGCAAAGATGTAATTGCCTTAGAAAAGGTGCCGAAAGGAGTCACGGCCAACCAATTTCTAGAGGCTGTTTATCTAGCTTATCAGCGACAATCTTCTAATTTGTAA
- a CDS encoding antibiotic biosynthesis monooxygenase, which produces MSKTRVRVVARVVAFPDKVEEVKSILLGLIEPTRQEDGCIVYELLQNQKDPSDFTFVEEWESQELLNTHLATPHLTQAASQLQGLIAAEPDIRIYQLLG; this is translated from the coding sequence ATGTCTAAAACTAGGGTTAGAGTAGTAGCTCGTGTTGTGGCCTTTCCCGACAAAGTAGAAGAAGTTAAATCCATTTTGCTAGGACTCATTGAGCCAACACGCCAGGAGGACGGTTGCATTGTTTATGAGCTTTTGCAAAATCAAAAAGACCCAAGCGATTTTACCTTTGTGGAGGAGTGGGAAAGTCAGGAATTGCTGAATACTCATCTGGCTACACCACACCTTACACAAGCAGCTTCACAACTACAGGGTTTAATTGCGGCTGAACCCGATATCCGCATTTATCAGTTACTAGGGTAG
- a CDS encoding DUF6176 family protein, with protein MTEIQCLKIKFRRDKAEEAVRWVHSLKERQEEVAELLDAEGIRVESLFLERSGQDVYLYQYVRANSLEQAYEAFMKSQISISEETRNFIDEMWEDGQSLELVVDFERP; from the coding sequence GTGACAGAGATTCAGTGTCTGAAAATTAAATTTCGTAGGGATAAAGCTGAGGAAGCCGTGCGCTGGGTACACTCCCTGAAAGAGCGTCAAGAAGAAGTTGCAGAATTACTCGATGCTGAAGGGATTCGGGTCGAATCGTTGTTTCTCGAACGCTCTGGTCAAGACGTATATTTATATCAATATGTTCGAGCTAATAGTTTAGAGCAAGCCTATGAAGCGTTTATGAAATCACAAATCTCCATCAGCGAAGAAACTCGAAATTTTATCGATGAAATGTGGGAGGATGGTCAAAGCCTTGAACTAGTGGTGGATTTTGAACGTCCTTAA
- the gcvT gene encoding glycine cleavage system aminomethyltransferase GcvT: protein MAQSEASKPETSPTLLRTPLYPLAVEQKARLTAFSGWEMPVQFSGITAEHEAVRTSAGMFDISHMGKFAFKGRQVLEYLQPFVPSDLKRLQAGEAQYTALLNPQAGIIDDIIVYYQGENEAGEQRGIIIVNAATRTRDKAWLVANLEETPVSLEDLSKQKVLIAVQGPQANSHLQKFVKEDLTPIKAFGHIEGTVLGQPAFLARTGYTGEDGFEVMVDPEVGVELWRSLLSAGVTPCGLGARDTLRLEAAMALYGQDITETTTPLEAGLGWVVHLDTKGDFIGRSVLEQQKTNGVEKRLVGIEMQGRHIARHGYPVKHEGQVVGEVTSGTLSPTIGKAIALAYVPTSLSKMGQPLEVEIRGKTYPALVVKKPFYRSQNRPSSK, encoded by the coding sequence GTGGCTCAATCCGAAGCATCCAAACCAGAAACATCGCCCACCCTTTTACGCACCCCCCTCTATCCACTCGCTGTAGAACAAAAAGCCCGACTCACGGCCTTCTCCGGTTGGGAAATGCCTGTGCAGTTTAGCGGTATTACTGCCGAACATGAGGCGGTACGCACTTCGGCGGGGATGTTCGATATCTCGCATATGGGGAAATTTGCCTTTAAGGGTAGGCAAGTGCTGGAATATTTGCAGCCTTTCGTCCCTTCCGACCTAAAACGGTTGCAAGCCGGTGAAGCTCAGTATACGGCTTTGTTGAATCCCCAAGCTGGCATCATTGATGACATCATCGTTTATTACCAAGGTGAAAATGAAGCGGGTGAGCAACGAGGCATCATCATTGTTAACGCCGCAACCCGGACAAGAGACAAAGCATGGTTAGTCGCCAATCTTGAAGAGACTCCCGTGAGTTTAGAAGACCTCTCCAAACAAAAAGTCTTGATTGCTGTGCAGGGGCCGCAAGCTAATTCACATCTTCAGAAATTTGTCAAGGAAGACTTAACCCCCATCAAAGCCTTTGGACATATCGAAGGAACAGTCTTGGGTCAGCCTGCTTTTCTCGCTAGAACAGGCTACACCGGCGAGGATGGCTTTGAAGTGATGGTAGACCCAGAAGTTGGGGTAGAACTGTGGCGCAGCCTCCTGAGTGCCGGTGTCACGCCGTGTGGTTTAGGGGCGAGAGATACTCTACGCTTGGAAGCGGCGATGGCACTCTACGGGCAAGATATTACCGAAACCACTACTCCCTTAGAAGCTGGCTTAGGTTGGGTTGTTCACCTGGATACAAAAGGCGATTTTATCGGACGTTCGGTACTAGAGCAACAAAAAACAAATGGAGTCGAAAAACGCTTAGTCGGGATCGAGATGCAAGGGCGTCACATTGCGCGTCATGGTTACCCGGTCAAGCATGAAGGGCAAGTGGTGGGGGAAGTGACGAGTGGGACGCTATCACCCACAATAGGAAAAGCGATCGCACTGGCTTATGTTCCCACTTCCTTATCGAAGATGGGTCAACCACTCGAAGTCGAAATTCGGGGTAAAACCTATCCCGCCTTAGTCGTCAAAAAACCCTTCTATCGCTCCCAAAATCGTCCCTCCAGCAAATAG
- a CDS encoding cupin domain-containing protein: protein MNERIFALEAYACFSDEKAVVTEVVITENSSIAVWAVRPGQEVEAHYHPNGQDTWFMLRGTLTYYLGSSQRKTLSAGQFAIADQNQVHGAVNEGTQDSVFVSIYSAPKIGYAKASA from the coding sequence ATGAATGAAAGAATTTTTGCTCTTGAAGCCTACGCCTGTTTCTCCGATGAAAAAGCAGTCGTCACTGAAGTGGTGATTACCGAAAACTCTAGTATTGCCGTTTGGGCTGTGCGTCCGGGACAAGAGGTTGAAGCTCATTATCATCCCAATGGGCAAGATACATGGTTTATGCTGCGAGGCACACTCACTTACTACTTAGGCAGCAGTCAACGCAAAACGTTGAGTGCGGGTCAATTTGCGATTGCAGACCAAAATCAAGTTCACGGTGCGGTTAATGAAGGGACACAAGACTCTGTCTTTGTTTCTATTTACTCTGCACCTAAGATTGGTTATGCCAAAGCTTCAGCTTAA